Proteins from a single region of Primulina tabacum isolate GXHZ01 chromosome 5, ASM2559414v2, whole genome shotgun sequence:
- the LOC142546570 gene encoding protein GRIP isoform X2, producing the protein MDQEIKERDEKYSELDSKFNRLHKRAKQRIQDVQKEKDDLEAKFSEVAEKAEKSSSQLSALQQELERTRQNANEALKAMDVERQQLRSVNNKLRDNIEELRHSLVPKESALETLQHSLLEKEKMLEDMRGLLQIADEKRQASITEISLKHQKQVENMEAQIADVLADRSRASETISSLRALIVEKDAKIAEMEAASSGEVARLRAAMEALKGEFSHRKNEHEKEKEIFEAAFQSMRTKLEISESNRIHVEVEAAKLRSQLESELSVQIQLLNSKDTELEALRGKIDQIESEFASYKVRAHSLLQKKEAELVAVRDSDQLKAHEEALKEAEREILSISAEKDKALQDLKDALTNCQTEIATRDAALVTAEQHIKSIQMNLDSAFSLHQSEKETLERDFQNMEETWRLRYEALSKQNELPSCENFQKEVEELRLHCKNLKEEQISFHDLADKMMEEKDKEISRLLDDNKNLRQSLDLRPHAMYQDDLTISAYQKQESSNSSVSAAEQQILILARQQAQREEELAQTQRHILVLQEEIEELEHENRLHRQQESMLKEELRNTERMQKREGVDMTYVKNVILKLLETGEVERLLPVIAILLQFSPDEVQKCQQAYRASGDVPPSPASDSSGSALSLFSRFSFS; encoded by the exons GAAAAAGATGATTTAGAGGCCAAGTTTAGTGAGGTTGCAGAGAAAGCTGAGAAATCATCTTCCCAGCTCTCAGCGTTGCAGCAAGAATTGGAGCGCACAAGGCAAAATGCTAATGAAGCATTGAAAGCAATGGATGTGGAGAGGCAACAATTACGAAGTGTAAACAACAA gCTCAGGGATAACATTGAGGAATTGCGCCATTCATTGGTCCCCAAAGAGAGTGCTTTGGAGACATTGCAACATTCTCttttggaaaaagaaaag ATGTTGGAAGACATGCGGGGGTTACTGCAGATAGCTGATGAAAAGCGGCAAGCTTCAATCACTGAGATATCGCTGAAGCACCAGAAG CAAGTAGAGAATATGGAAGCCCAAATAGCTGATGTATTAGCTGATAGAAGCAGAGCAAGTGAAACAATATCCTCTTTGAGG GCTTTGATCGTGGAAAAAGATGCCAAGATTGCAGAGATGGAAGCGGCTTCAAGTGGTGAAGTAGCACGTCTTAGAGCTGCAATGGAAGCTTTGAAAGGAGAATTCAGCCATCGCAAGAATGAACAT gagaaagaaaaagaaattttCGAAGCTGCCTTCCAATCCATGAGAACAAAGCTAGAAATTTCAGAGAGTAATCGGATACATGTTGAAGTTGAAGCTGCAAAATTAAGAA gtCAATTGGAGTCTGAACTTTCTGTGCAAATTCAGCTGCTGAACAGTAAAGATACTGAACTAGAGGCATTGAGAGGCAAG ATTGATCAAATAGAAAGTGAGTTTGCTTCTTACAAGGTTCGAGCTCATTCACTGCTTCAGAAAAAAGAGGCAGAACTTGTTGCTGTTAGGGACAGCGATCAATTGAAAGCTCACGAGGAAGCTCTTAAG GAGGCTGAGAGAGAAATACTTTCAATATCTGCAGAAAAGGATAAAGCTCTCCAAGATCTCAAAGATGCTTTGACCAATTGTCAGACAGAAATTGCCACCAG AGATGCAGCTCTCGTAACAGCAGAGCAGCATATTAAAAGCATTCAGATGAATTTGGACTCTGCTTTCTCTTTGCACCAGTCTGAAAAAGAAACATTGGAAAGAGATTTTCAGAACATGGAGGAAACCTGGAGAT TGAGATATGAAGCACTGAGTAAGCAGAATGAGTTGCCCTCttgtgaaaattttcaaaaagaaGTAGAAGAGCTCAGGTTGCACTGTAAAAATTTGAAG GAAGAGCAAATTTCATTTCATGATCTTGCTGATAAAATGATGGAAGAGAAGGACAAAGAGATTTCTAGGCTTTTGGATGACAATAAGAATCTACGTCAGTCACTGGATTTGAGGCCACAT GCTATGTACCAAGATGACCTTACAATTTCAG CTTATCAGAAGCAGGAATCCTCAAATTCTAGTGTTTCTGCTGCAGAACAACAGATCCTG ATTTTGGCAAGACAGCAAGCTCAGAGAGAAGAGGAGCTTGCTCAAACCCAGCGGCATATACTTGTACTTCAA GAGGAAATTGAGGAGCTGGAGCATGAAAACCGGCTTCACAGGCAACAG GAGTCCATGTTGAAGGAAGAACTTCGTAACACGGAACGAATGCAAAAGAGGGAAGGAGTAGACATGACATACGTAAAAAATGTTATCTTAAAGCTTCTTGAGACAG GTGAAGTGGAGAGACTTTTACCGGTTATTGCAATTCTCCTTCAGTTCAGCCCTGATGAG GTGCAAAAGTGTCAACAAGCCTACCGCGCCTCAGGCGATGTTCCTCCTAGCCCAGCAAGTGATTCTTCGGGATCTGCACTGTCCCTCTTTTCTAGATTCTCATTTTCATAG